One genomic window of Corvus moneduloides isolate bCorMon1 chromosome 14, bCorMon1.pri, whole genome shotgun sequence includes the following:
- the ATP11C gene encoding phospholipid-transporting ATPase IG isoform X6 produces the protein MLRRSLSRLCAGEEKRVGTRTVVVGHRPVSDTEAYVAQKFCDNRIVSSKYTLWNFLPKNLFEQFRRIANFYFLIIFLVQVIVDTPTSPVTSGLPLFFVITVTAIKQGYEDWLRHRADNEVNKSNVFVVENAKQVQKESEKIKVGDIVEVKADETFPCDLIFLASSSIDGTCYVTTASLDGESNFKTHYAVRDTTVLCTDEAIDTLTATIECEQPQPDLYKFVGRIIIYRSNQEPVARSLGPENLLLKGATLKNTKKIYGVAVYTGMETKMALNYQGKSQKRSAVEKSINAFLIVYLCILLGKATVCTTLKYVWQSNPFNDEPWYNEKTKKERETFKVLRMFTDFLSFMVLFNFIIPVSMYVTVEMQKFLGSFFISWDKEMYDEEMQEGALVNTSDLNEELGQVEYVFTDKTGTLTENSMEFIECCIDGHKYKDCISEVDGFSQTDGPLKYYGKAEKSREELFLRALCLCHTVQIKEADQVDGLMAHPERKCTYISSSPDEIALVKGAEKYQLLHVLNFDPVRRRMSVIVRTTTGKLLLFCKGADSSIFPRVQQEEIQQTKVHVDRNAMDGYRTLCVAFKELTQKEYDKIDRQLNEAKMALQDREEKMAKVFDDTEADMHLIGATAVEDRLQEQLAETIEALHAAGMKVWVLTGDKMETAKSTCYACRLFQTSTELLELTARTVGESERKEDRLHELLLEYHKKLIQDVPKNRGGLKRSWTLSQEYGLIIDGSTLSLILNPSQDSGSSNYKSIFLQICLKCTAVLCCRMAPLQKAQIVRMVKNTKGSPITLSIGDGANDVSMILEAHVGIGIKGKEGRQASRNSDYAVPKFKHLRKLLLAHGHLYYVRIAHLVQYFFYKNLCFILPQFLYQFFCGFSQQPLYDAAYLTMYNICFTSLPILAYSLLEQHISIDTLTSDPQLYMKVSDNAMLQWRPFLYWTFLGAFEGLVFFFGVYFLFQNSSLEDNGKVFGNWTFGTIVFTVLVFTVTLKLALDTRFWTWMNHFVIWGSLAFYVFFSFFWGGVIWPFLKQQRMYFVFAHMLTSVSTWLAIILLIFISLFPEILLIVLKNIKEKNHQAGPFDLPVLVSYKRIENGYVKTEDAVTNLAERYPLRIP, from the exons tgtgctggggaggagaagCGGGTGGGGACGCGCACCGTGGTGGTCGGGCACCGCCCCGTTTCGGACACCGAGGCGTACGTGGCACAGAAGTTCTGCGACAACAGGATCGTCTCCTCCAAG TACACCCTCTGGAATTTCCTCCCGAAGAACCTTTTTGAGCAGTTTAGAAGAATTGCCAACTTCTACTTCCTTATCATCTTCCTCGTGCAG GTGATAGTGGACACCCCAACCAGCCCGGTGACCAGTGGCCTCCCGCTCTTCTTTGTCATCACTGTCACAGCTATCAAACAG GGGTACGAGGACTGGCTGAGGCACAGAGCTGACAACGAAGTGAACAAAAGCAACGTCTTTGTTGTCGAAAATGCAAAGCAAGTGCAGAAGGAGAGTGAAAAAATCAAG GTTGGAGACATAGTAGAAGTAAAGGCAGATGAGACCTTCCCCTGTGACTTGATATTTTTGGCCTCCAGCAGCATTGATGGGACCTGTTATGTCACTACAGCAAGCCTTGATGGCGAGTCCAATTTCAAG ACTCACTACGCAGTGCGGGACACCACCGTGCTCTGCACCGACGAAGCCATCGACACCCTCACCGCCACAATCGAGTGTGAACAGCCACAGCCTGACCTCTACAA ATTTGTTGGAAGAATTATCATCTACAGAAGTAACCAAGAGCCCGTAGCCAG GTCTTTGGGTCCTGAAAACCTGTTGTTGAAAGGTGCTACCCTCAAAAATACCAAGAAGATTTATG GAGTTGCAGTCTATACTggaatggaaacaaaaatggcTCTGAACTACCAAGGGAAATCTCAGAAACGGTCTGCAGTAGAAAA ATCTATCAACGCTTTCTTGATAGTGTATTTGTGCATCCTATTGGGCAAGGCCACTGTGTGCACGACTCTGAAGTATGTCTGGCAGAGTAATCCATTTAATGATGAGCCTTGGTACAATGAGAAGactaaaaaagagagagagacgTTCAAG GTCTTGAGGATGTTCACGGACTTCCTGTCGTTTATGGTCCTCTTCAACTTTATTATCCCCGTCTCCATGTACGTTACAGTAGAGATGCAGAAGTTCTTGGGCTCCTTCTTCATCTCTTGGGACAAGGAGATGTATGATGAAGAAATGCAAGAGGGAGCGTTGGTGAACACCTCGGACCTGAATGAAGAGCTCGGGCAG GTGGAGTACGTGTTCACGGACAAAACCGGGACTCTGACGGAGAACAGCATGGAGTTCATCGAGTGCTGCATCGACGGGCACAAGTACAAAGACTGCATTTCGGAGGTGGATGGCTTCTCCCAGACTGATGGACCCCTAAAATACTATGGCAAAGCTGAAAAG agCCGCGAGGAGCTGTTCCTGCGGGCACTCTGCCTGTGCCACACGGTTCAGATCAAGGAGGCAGACCAGGTGGATGGGCTGATGGCGCATCCAGAGCGCAAATGCACCTATATCTCCTCTTCCCCAGATGAAATCGCTTTGGTGAAAGGCGCAGAAAA gTACCAACTTCTCCACGTGTTGAACTTTGACCCTGTCCGGCGCCGTATGAGTGTCATTGTGAGAACCACCACAG GAAAGTTGCTTCTCTTCTGTAAAGGAGCAGACTCCTCTATTTTTCCAAGGGTGCAGCAAGAAGAAATCCAACAAACAAAAGTCCATGTGGACCGCAATGCTATG GATGGCTACCGAACGCTCTGTGTGGCCTTCAAAGAACTAACTCAAAAGGAGTATGACAAAATTGACAGACAGCTCAACGAAGCCAAGATggctctgcaggacagggaggagaAGATGGCCAAGGTTTTTGATGACACAGAAGCAGACATGCACCTGATCGGGGCTACTGCTGTAGAAGACAG gctgcaggagcagctggcagagacGATTGAAGCCCTGCACGCAGCTGGCATGAAGGTCTGGGTGCTGACAGGAGACAAGATGGAAACTGCCAAATCCACCTGCTATGCCTGCAGGCTCTTCCAgaccagcacagagctgctggagctgacagCGAGAACGGTGGGCGAGAGCGAAAGGAAGGAGGATCGGCTccatgagctgctgctggagtacCACAAAAAGCTGATTCAGGATGTTCCCAAAAACCGGGGAGGCCTGAAGAG AAGCTGGACGTTGAGTCAAGAGTATGGACTGATTATAGATGGCTCGACGCTGTCGCTGATACTCAACCCTTCTCAGGACTCTGGCTCTAGCAATTATAAAAGCATATTCCTACAAATCTGCTTGAAGTGCACTGCAGTCCTTTGCTGCCGGATGGCTCCGTTGCAGAAAGCACAG aTTGTGCGAATGGTGAAGAACACAAAAGGAAGCCCGATAACCCTGTCCATAGGGGATGGTGCAAATGATGTCAGTATGATTTTGGAAGCGCATGTGGGAATAG GGATAAAAGGCAAAGAAGGACGCCAGGCCTCCAGAAACAGCGACTATGCTGTGCCAAAGTTTAAGCATTTAAGGAAACTGCTACTAGCACATGGGCATTTGTATTATGTGAGAATAGCACACCTTGTACAGTATTTCTTCTATAAG AACCTTTGCTTCATTTTACCACAGTTTTTATACCAGTTCTTTTGTGGATTCTCACAGCAG CCACTGTATGATGCTGCTTATCTGACCATGTACAACATCTGCTTCACATCGCTCCCTATCCTGGCTTACagcctcctggagcagcacatcAGCATCGACACGCTGACCTCGGATCCTCAGCTGTACAT GAAGGTGTCGGATAATGCAATGCTGCAGTGGAGGCCGTTCCTATACTGGACCTTTCTGGGCGCCTTTGAAGGACTCGTGTTTTtctttggggtttattttctttttcaaaactcGTCGTTGGAAGATAACGGAAAG GTGTTTGGAAACTGGACCTTCGGGACCATTGTTTTCACCGTGCTGGTGTTCACCGTCACTCTCAAG CTAGCGTTAGACACCCGATTCTGGACGTGGATGAACCACTTTGTGATTTGGGGCTCCCTTGCTTTCTAtgtgtttttctcattcttttggGGAGGAGTCATTTG gcCTTTCTTGAAGCAGCAAAgaatgtattttgtatttgctCATATGCTGACTTCTGTTTCCACATGGCTGGCAATAATTCTCCTGATCTTTATCAGCCTTTTCCCAGAAATTCTTctaatagttttaaaaaatataaaagagaaaaatcatcaG
- the ATP11C gene encoding phospholipid-transporting ATPase IG isoform X1: MLRRSLSRLCAGEEKRVGTRTVVVGHRPVSDTEAYVAQKFCDNRIVSSKYTLWNFLPKNLFEQFRRIANFYFLIIFLVQVIVDTPTSPVTSGLPLFFVITVTAIKQGYEDWLRHRADNEVNKSNVFVVENAKQVQKESEKIKVGDIVEVKADETFPCDLIFLASSSIDGTCYVTTASLDGESNFKTHYAVRDTTVLCTDEAIDTLTATIECEQPQPDLYKFVGRIIIYRSNQEPVARSLGPENLLLKGATLKNTKKIYGVAVYTGMETKMALNYQGKSQKRSAVEKSINAFLIVYLCILLGKATVCTTLKYVWQSNPFNDEPWYNEKTKKERETFKVLRMFTDFLSFMVLFNFIIPVSMYVTVEMQKFLGSFFISWDKEMYDEEMQEGALVNTSDLNEELGQVEYVFTDKTGTLTENSMEFIECCIDGHKYKDCISEVDGFSQTDGPLKYYGKAEKSREELFLRALCLCHTVQIKEADQVDGLMAHPERKCTYISSSPDEIALVKGAEKYGFTFLGLENDFMKIRNQKNETELYQLLHVLNFDPVRRRMSVIVRTTTGKLLLFCKGADSSIFPRVQQEEIQQTKVHVDRNAMDGYRTLCVAFKELTQKEYDKIDRQLNEAKMALQDREEKMAKVFDDTEADMHLIGATAVEDRLQEQLAETIEALHAAGMKVWVLTGDKMETAKSTCYACRLFQTSTELLELTARTVGESERKEDRLHELLLEYHKKLIQDVPKNRGGLKRSWTLSQEYGLIIDGSTLSLILNPSQDSGSSNYKSIFLQICLKCTAVLCCRMAPLQKAQIVRMVKNTKGSPITLSIGDGANDVSMILEAHVGIGIKGKEGRQASRNSDYAVPKFKHLRKLLLAHGHLYYVRIAHLVQYFFYKNLCFILPQFLYQFFCGFSQQPLYDAAYLTMYNICFTSLPILAYSLLEQHISIDTLTSDPQLYMKVSDNAMLQWRPFLYWTFLGAFEGLVFFFGVYFLFQNSSLEDNGKVFGNWTFGTIVFTVLVFTVTLKLALDTRFWTWMNHFVIWGSLAFYVFFSFFWGGVIWPFLKQQRMYFVFAHMLTSVSTWLAIILLIFISLFPEILLIVLKNIKEKNHQAGPFDLPVLVSYKRIENGYVKTEDAVTNLAERYPLRIP; the protein is encoded by the exons tgtgctggggaggagaagCGGGTGGGGACGCGCACCGTGGTGGTCGGGCACCGCCCCGTTTCGGACACCGAGGCGTACGTGGCACAGAAGTTCTGCGACAACAGGATCGTCTCCTCCAAG TACACCCTCTGGAATTTCCTCCCGAAGAACCTTTTTGAGCAGTTTAGAAGAATTGCCAACTTCTACTTCCTTATCATCTTCCTCGTGCAG GTGATAGTGGACACCCCAACCAGCCCGGTGACCAGTGGCCTCCCGCTCTTCTTTGTCATCACTGTCACAGCTATCAAACAG GGGTACGAGGACTGGCTGAGGCACAGAGCTGACAACGAAGTGAACAAAAGCAACGTCTTTGTTGTCGAAAATGCAAAGCAAGTGCAGAAGGAGAGTGAAAAAATCAAG GTTGGAGACATAGTAGAAGTAAAGGCAGATGAGACCTTCCCCTGTGACTTGATATTTTTGGCCTCCAGCAGCATTGATGGGACCTGTTATGTCACTACAGCAAGCCTTGATGGCGAGTCCAATTTCAAG ACTCACTACGCAGTGCGGGACACCACCGTGCTCTGCACCGACGAAGCCATCGACACCCTCACCGCCACAATCGAGTGTGAACAGCCACAGCCTGACCTCTACAA ATTTGTTGGAAGAATTATCATCTACAGAAGTAACCAAGAGCCCGTAGCCAG GTCTTTGGGTCCTGAAAACCTGTTGTTGAAAGGTGCTACCCTCAAAAATACCAAGAAGATTTATG GAGTTGCAGTCTATACTggaatggaaacaaaaatggcTCTGAACTACCAAGGGAAATCTCAGAAACGGTCTGCAGTAGAAAA ATCTATCAACGCTTTCTTGATAGTGTATTTGTGCATCCTATTGGGCAAGGCCACTGTGTGCACGACTCTGAAGTATGTCTGGCAGAGTAATCCATTTAATGATGAGCCTTGGTACAATGAGAAGactaaaaaagagagagagacgTTCAAG GTCTTGAGGATGTTCACGGACTTCCTGTCGTTTATGGTCCTCTTCAACTTTATTATCCCCGTCTCCATGTACGTTACAGTAGAGATGCAGAAGTTCTTGGGCTCCTTCTTCATCTCTTGGGACAAGGAGATGTATGATGAAGAAATGCAAGAGGGAGCGTTGGTGAACACCTCGGACCTGAATGAAGAGCTCGGGCAG GTGGAGTACGTGTTCACGGACAAAACCGGGACTCTGACGGAGAACAGCATGGAGTTCATCGAGTGCTGCATCGACGGGCACAAGTACAAAGACTGCATTTCGGAGGTGGATGGCTTCTCCCAGACTGATGGACCCCTAAAATACTATGGCAAAGCTGAAAAG agCCGCGAGGAGCTGTTCCTGCGGGCACTCTGCCTGTGCCACACGGTTCAGATCAAGGAGGCAGACCAGGTGGATGGGCTGATGGCGCATCCAGAGCGCAAATGCACCTATATCTCCTCTTCCCCAGATGAAATCGCTTTGGTGAAAGGCGCAGAAAA GTATGGTTTCACTTTTCTAGGACTTGAAAATGATTTCATGAAAATACGAAACCAAAAGAATGAAACTGAGCT gTACCAACTTCTCCACGTGTTGAACTTTGACCCTGTCCGGCGCCGTATGAGTGTCATTGTGAGAACCACCACAG GAAAGTTGCTTCTCTTCTGTAAAGGAGCAGACTCCTCTATTTTTCCAAGGGTGCAGCAAGAAGAAATCCAACAAACAAAAGTCCATGTGGACCGCAATGCTATG GATGGCTACCGAACGCTCTGTGTGGCCTTCAAAGAACTAACTCAAAAGGAGTATGACAAAATTGACAGACAGCTCAACGAAGCCAAGATggctctgcaggacagggaggagaAGATGGCCAAGGTTTTTGATGACACAGAAGCAGACATGCACCTGATCGGGGCTACTGCTGTAGAAGACAG gctgcaggagcagctggcagagacGATTGAAGCCCTGCACGCAGCTGGCATGAAGGTCTGGGTGCTGACAGGAGACAAGATGGAAACTGCCAAATCCACCTGCTATGCCTGCAGGCTCTTCCAgaccagcacagagctgctggagctgacagCGAGAACGGTGGGCGAGAGCGAAAGGAAGGAGGATCGGCTccatgagctgctgctggagtacCACAAAAAGCTGATTCAGGATGTTCCCAAAAACCGGGGAGGCCTGAAGAG AAGCTGGACGTTGAGTCAAGAGTATGGACTGATTATAGATGGCTCGACGCTGTCGCTGATACTCAACCCTTCTCAGGACTCTGGCTCTAGCAATTATAAAAGCATATTCCTACAAATCTGCTTGAAGTGCACTGCAGTCCTTTGCTGCCGGATGGCTCCGTTGCAGAAAGCACAG aTTGTGCGAATGGTGAAGAACACAAAAGGAAGCCCGATAACCCTGTCCATAGGGGATGGTGCAAATGATGTCAGTATGATTTTGGAAGCGCATGTGGGAATAG GGATAAAAGGCAAAGAAGGACGCCAGGCCTCCAGAAACAGCGACTATGCTGTGCCAAAGTTTAAGCATTTAAGGAAACTGCTACTAGCACATGGGCATTTGTATTATGTGAGAATAGCACACCTTGTACAGTATTTCTTCTATAAG AACCTTTGCTTCATTTTACCACAGTTTTTATACCAGTTCTTTTGTGGATTCTCACAGCAG CCACTGTATGATGCTGCTTATCTGACCATGTACAACATCTGCTTCACATCGCTCCCTATCCTGGCTTACagcctcctggagcagcacatcAGCATCGACACGCTGACCTCGGATCCTCAGCTGTACAT GAAGGTGTCGGATAATGCAATGCTGCAGTGGAGGCCGTTCCTATACTGGACCTTTCTGGGCGCCTTTGAAGGACTCGTGTTTTtctttggggtttattttctttttcaaaactcGTCGTTGGAAGATAACGGAAAG GTGTTTGGAAACTGGACCTTCGGGACCATTGTTTTCACCGTGCTGGTGTTCACCGTCACTCTCAAG CTAGCGTTAGACACCCGATTCTGGACGTGGATGAACCACTTTGTGATTTGGGGCTCCCTTGCTTTCTAtgtgtttttctcattcttttggGGAGGAGTCATTTG gcCTTTCTTGAAGCAGCAAAgaatgtattttgtatttgctCATATGCTGACTTCTGTTTCCACATGGCTGGCAATAATTCTCCTGATCTTTATCAGCCTTTTCCCAGAAATTCTTctaatagttttaaaaaatataaaagagaaaaatcatcaG